One Alkalibaculum bacchi DNA window includes the following coding sequences:
- a CDS encoding sn-glycerol-1-phosphate dehydrogenase — translation MTDYSELLNKDIECACGRTHRVPIKDISFDFKEEDILEISKKHIQGKNILIVADKHTHDLNQRIYEIMQATDYDVSLLEFEDKKLIPDEKAVGKVLMTTDRDIAGIISVGSGTINDINRLVANRVKIPVITIATAPSMDGYAASGSSMVYNGVKKTIKNGTVTAIYGKVDVIKEAPYDLIQAGFGDSIGKKTALADWILSKHINDEYWCDKTVALVEESTNICIENAEKIAERDTEAIKNLVDALVLSGVCMSLVDDTRPASGSEHLVSHYMVMRAIEKGELPPSHGRTVAIGTLIATVLYEFLFKHDAFKQVENYKEVEKDVRRYLPTIEEVEGLLKTIKLSTDPRDYDLDGDLLREIVLKAGYIRQRYTVFMLLDRLNLLDEAADYVLNHFNM, via the coding sequence ATGACGGATTACAGTGAATTATTAAATAAGGATATAGAGTGCGCTTGTGGAAGAACACATAGGGTTCCAATCAAAGATATAAGTTTTGATTTTAAGGAAGAAGATATTTTAGAAATTAGTAAAAAACATATTCAAGGAAAAAATATCTTAATCGTTGCAGATAAACATACTCATGATTTAAACCAAAGAATTTACGAAATTATGCAGGCAACAGACTACGATGTTTCTCTTTTAGAATTTGAAGATAAAAAGTTAATTCCAGATGAAAAAGCAGTAGGTAAAGTTCTAATGACTACAGATCGAGATATTGCAGGTATTATCTCTGTAGGTTCAGGTACCATCAACGATATTAACCGCCTTGTAGCCAATAGAGTGAAAATTCCTGTGATTACAATTGCCACAGCACCTTCGATGGATGGATACGCAGCGTCTGGTTCATCCATGGTATATAATGGCGTTAAAAAGACAATAAAAAATGGAACAGTAACAGCAATATACGGAAAAGTTGACGTCATCAAAGAAGCTCCATACGATTTAATCCAAGCAGGTTTTGGAGATAGCATCGGAAAAAAAACAGCTTTAGCAGATTGGATTTTATCAAAACACATTAACGATGAATACTGGTGTGACAAAACAGTAGCGTTAGTAGAAGAATCTACTAATATTTGTATTGAAAACGCAGAAAAAATCGCAGAAAGAGATACAGAAGCTATTAAAAATCTTGTAGATGCACTAGTGCTCTCAGGTGTGTGTATGTCTCTTGTAGATGATACAAGACCAGCATCTGGTTCAGAACATTTAGTATCTCACTACATGGTTATGAGAGCAATTGAGAAAGGTGAATTACCTCCATCTCATGGAAGGACCGTTGCAATCGGTACATTAATTGCTACAGTATTATATGAATTTTTATTTAAACATGATGCTTTTAAACAAGTTGAAAATTACAAAGAAGTAGAAAAAGATGTTAGAAGGTATTTGCCAACCATTGAAGAAGTAGAAGGACTGCTTAAGACAATTAAATTATCAACGGATCCTAGAGATTATGATTTAGATGGAGATTTACTTAGAGAGATTGTCCTTAAGGCTGGTTATATTAGACAACGCTACACGGTATTTATGCTTTTAGATCGTCTAAACCTATTAGACGAAGCAGCAGATTATGTCTTAAATCATTTTAATATGTAA
- the srlA gene encoding PTS glucitol/sorbitol transporter subunit IIC, which yields MEFLSRAAEGFIGLFNAGGESFMGMVTGILPTLIVLITFVNSLIMLIGEDKVQNFALKFTKYSITRYTIFPILAMFFLTNPMAYSFGKFLPEKLKVPFFDACISFCHPITGLFPHANGAELFVWLGISQGVEQLGLSTTELAVRYFLVGVVVIFIRGMVTERIFNMMSKKGVE from the coding sequence ATGGAGTTTTTATCTAGAGCAGCAGAAGGCTTCATCGGGTTATTTAACGCTGGTGGGGAAAGTTTCATGGGAATGGTAACAGGCATCCTTCCTACACTTATTGTACTTATAACATTCGTAAATTCACTTATTATGCTTATTGGTGAAGACAAGGTGCAAAATTTTGCATTGAAGTTTACAAAATATTCAATCACAAGATACACCATATTCCCAATACTTGCTATGTTTTTCTTAACAAACCCAATGGCATATTCATTCGGAAAATTCTTACCTGAAAAATTAAAAGTACCTTTCTTTGATGCATGTATTTCATTTTGTCATCCGATAACAGGATTATTCCCACATGCTAATGGTGCAGAATTATTCGTTTGGTTAGGAATATCTCAAGGTGTTGAACAATTAGGTCTGTCTACTACTGAACTAGCAGTTCGGTACTTTTTAGTAGGTGTAGTGGTCATCTTTATCCGTGGAATGGTTACTGAGAGAATCTTCAATATGATGTCTAAAAAAGGGGTTGAATAA
- a CDS encoding PTS glucitol/sorbitol transporter subunit IIA: protein MKYNVKITGIGDIALDFLSENMIILFNDNAPAELAEISVLHEISELTGDVAVGDQVTICDEEYVVTAVGDEALHTLKKMGHCSLKFDGADTPSLPGTIHLKGEKNPTFEVGKYITIQ from the coding sequence ATGAAATACAATGTAAAAATTACGGGCATAGGTGATATCGCTTTAGATTTTTTAAGTGAGAACATGATCATATTATTTAATGACAATGCACCAGCAGAATTAGCAGAAATTTCAGTATTACACGAAATTAGTGAATTGACAGGGGACGTGGCAGTAGGAGATCAAGTGACAATATGTGATGAAGAATACGTAGTAACAGCAGTAGGAGACGAAGCTCTCCATACACTAAAAAAAATGGGACATTGCAGTTTAAAATTTGATGGCGCAGATACTCCATCATTACCAGGAACCATACACTTAAAAGGCGAAAAAAATCCTACATTTGAAGTAGGTAAATATATAACAATTCAATAA
- a CDS encoding sugar-binding transcriptional regulator: MSSNKDVRLIVRCAKMYHEENMKQDEIGQKLGISKATVSRLLKIAVEMGIVQITVRDQYSKKLINIEKDLEDEYDLLEVIICDSNSESEMEIKKSIAREAAKYLQRVLTPNSIIGVSNGTTLAAIPNYVEINRNNNLTFVPMAGGNGQINAEIHSNNVALHMAKAFKGNYKILYAPAMVEKAESRNTFIEDPGIKSVLSLTKKLDVAIFGVGSSNSKSTVSITAEYLSENEMVDMESLGAVADICNIFIDESGSGDVFESNKRVIGIELEDLRNTPLKVVVAGYEGKVKAIKSVLKARLADVLVTDIETAKLLIEG; encoded by the coding sequence ATGTCCTCTAATAAAGATGTAAGACTAATTGTCAGATGCGCAAAAATGTATCATGAAGAAAATATGAAACAAGACGAAATTGGTCAAAAACTTGGTATATCAAAAGCGACGGTTTCAAGACTATTAAAGATAGCTGTTGAAATGGGTATTGTCCAAATTACTGTAAGAGATCAATATTCAAAGAAATTGATCAATATTGAAAAAGATCTTGAAGATGAATACGATTTACTAGAAGTAATTATTTGCGATTCTAATAGCGAATCTGAGATGGAAATCAAGAAAAGCATCGCTCGAGAAGCAGCAAAGTATCTACAAAGGGTTTTGACACCGAACTCCATAATTGGAGTAAGTAATGGGACTACACTAGCGGCAATACCAAATTATGTTGAAATCAATCGCAACAATAATTTAACCTTTGTTCCCATGGCAGGCGGCAATGGTCAGATCAATGCCGAAATTCATTCAAACAATGTAGCACTACATATGGCAAAAGCCTTTAAAGGGAATTATAAGATATTATATGCACCAGCAATGGTTGAAAAAGCAGAAAGTAGGAACACATTTATAGAAGATCCAGGTATTAAATCCGTTTTATCTTTGACCAAAAAATTAGATGTAGCTATCTTTGGCGTAGGCTCATCTAATTCAAAATCAACGGTTTCCATCACAGCAGAGTATCTCTCTGAAAACGAGATGGTAGATATGGAAAGTTTAGGAGCTGTAGCTGACATTTGCAATATCTTCATCGATGAGTCTGGTTCTGGAGATGTTTTTGAATCAAATAAGAGAGTTATAGGCATTGAGCTTGAAGATTTGCGTAACACACCGCTAAAAGTTGTCGTAGCTGGATATGAAGGCAAGGTAAAGGCTATTAAAAGTGTACTCAAGGCCCGTTTAGCTGATGTGTTGGTTACTGATATTGAGACAGCAAAACTTCTCATAGAAGGGTGA
- the rpiB gene encoding ribose 5-phosphate isomerase B, giving the protein MKIAIGCDEAGVELKNILKEFVQSKGHEVEDFGLEKGESVLYPLIAEKVANSIAEGKNERGIIVCGTGIGMAITANKIPGIRATVAHDVFSAERSIKSNNCQIITMGQRVIGPESAKTVINAWLESQFVDGSSTPKVEKMIEIENKYRNA; this is encoded by the coding sequence ATGAAAATAGCAATTGGTTGCGATGAAGCAGGAGTTGAATTAAAAAATATATTAAAGGAATTTGTACAATCCAAAGGACACGAAGTAGAAGACTTTGGTCTAGAAAAAGGAGAAAGCGTACTGTATCCTTTGATTGCAGAAAAAGTAGCGAATTCTATAGCAGAAGGTAAAAACGAAAGAGGAATCATCGTTTGTGGTACTGGAATTGGTATGGCTATTACAGCAAACAAAATCCCAGGCATCCGTGCTACAGTAGCTCATGATGTGTTTTCAGCAGAAAGATCGATAAAGAGCAATAATTGCCAAATCATCACTATGGGTCAAAGAGTAATTGGACCAGAAAGCGCAAAAACAGTAATCAACGCTTGGTTAGAATCTCAATTCGTAGATGGTAGCTCCACTCCAAAAGTAGAGAAAATGATCGAAATCGAAAATAAATACAGAAATGCATAA
- a CDS encoding HAD-IIA family hydrolase produces the protein MNSIKDINCYLLDMDGTIYLGDQLIDGAKEFLQALRDNGKKYLFLTNNSSKDKQAYVDKLNGLGISAEEDDVFSSGDATIYYLKKNTNFKKIFLLGTEALIRSFVKAGFEVVSEKNAEVDCVVLGFDTTLTYDKLWAACDYVREVPYFATHPDFNCPLADEKVMPDVGAMIAFIKASTGKEPIVIGKPNQPMLDSIVDIYNFDKSELAMVGDRLYTDIKMGEDLGIQSILVLSGETSMEDYEKSPINANHIFDSVKYIINQL, from the coding sequence ATGAATTCTATTAAGGACATTAATTGTTATTTGCTCGACATGGATGGTACTATTTATTTAGGAGATCAATTGATTGATGGAGCAAAAGAGTTTTTACAAGCATTAAGGGATAATGGAAAGAAGTATTTATTTTTGACAAATAACTCTTCTAAGGATAAGCAAGCTTATGTAGATAAATTAAATGGGCTAGGGATATCCGCTGAAGAAGACGATGTTTTCTCTTCCGGAGATGCTACGATTTATTACTTGAAGAAGAATACAAATTTTAAGAAAATCTTTTTACTTGGTACAGAAGCCCTTATTCGCTCTTTTGTAAAGGCAGGATTTGAAGTAGTATCCGAGAAAAATGCAGAGGTAGACTGTGTTGTATTAGGCTTTGATACGACATTAACCTATGATAAATTATGGGCAGCATGTGATTATGTAAGAGAAGTACCTTATTTTGCAACTCATCCTGATTTTAATTGTCCTCTTGCAGATGAGAAAGTAATGCCTGATGTAGGAGCAATGATTGCGTTTATTAAAGCGTCTACTGGAAAAGAGCCTATCGTTATTGGAAAACCAAATCAACCTATGCTAGATTCCATTGTAGATATATACAATTTTGATAAAAGTGAATTAGCTATGGTTGGTGATCGTCTATATACGGATATAAAAATGGGTGAAGACTTAGGAATTCAATCGATTTTAGTATTATCAGGAGAAACCTCTATGGAAGACTATGAAAAATCACCGATCAATGCAAATCATATATTTGATTCTGTAAAGTACATTATAAATCAATTATAA
- the srlE gene encoding PTS glucitol/sorbitol transporter subunit IIB, with protein MTYNAIKIEKGKGGWGGPLIIKPDEKKNKVVSVTGGGIDPVSKKIAELSGCTTVDGFATSVPDEEIFVAVVDCGGTARCGVYPKKGVFTVNLTPVGQSGPLAQYIQPEIYVSGVKVENVALADGDAVVAQKTPASKEEPKAAPKNDQSEKKGNAIARMGKAIGGVTGKFFAAGRQTIQMVMNNILPFMAFVSMLVGIINASGLGNVIANFLAPIASSLPGLLIICIVCALPFLSPILGPGAVIAQVVGVFVGVEIGKGNIPPSYALPALFAINPQVGCDFIPVGLSLGDAEPETVEIGVPAILFSRVITGPLAVVIAYFASFGLF; from the coding sequence ATGACTTATAACGCTATTAAAATAGAAAAAGGTAAAGGTGGCTGGGGAGGTCCCTTAATTATTAAACCAGATGAAAAGAAAAACAAGGTAGTATCTGTAACAGGTGGTGGAATTGATCCAGTATCTAAAAAAATTGCTGAGTTATCAGGTTGTACAACCGTCGATGGCTTCGCTACTAGCGTGCCAGACGAAGAGATTTTTGTAGCCGTAGTAGATTGTGGCGGTACAGCTCGATGTGGAGTATATCCTAAAAAAGGTGTTTTCACTGTGAACCTTACTCCAGTAGGTCAATCTGGTCCTCTTGCTCAATATATTCAACCAGAAATTTATGTATCAGGGGTAAAAGTAGAAAATGTAGCTTTAGCTGATGGAGATGCTGTAGTGGCACAAAAGACTCCTGCTTCAAAAGAAGAGCCAAAAGCAGCACCAAAAAATGATCAATCAGAGAAAAAAGGAAATGCTATTGCAAGAATGGGTAAAGCTATTGGTGGTGTAACAGGTAAGTTCTTTGCTGCAGGTCGTCAAACAATTCAAATGGTTATGAATAATATCTTGCCATTTATGGCTTTTGTATCCATGCTTGTAGGTATTATCAATGCTTCAGGCTTAGGAAATGTAATCGCAAATTTCTTAGCACCAATTGCTAGTTCATTACCAGGATTACTAATAATATGTATTGTCTGTGCATTGCCTTTCTTGTCACCAATACTAGGACCTGGTGCGGTAATTGCTCAAGTAGTAGGAGTATTTGTTGGTGTTGAAATCGGTAAAGGAAATATCCCACCAAGCTACGCATTACCAGCATTGTTTGCTATCAACCCACAAGTAGGTTGTGACTTTATACCAGTAGGTTTAAGTCTTGGGGATGCTGAGCCAGAAACAGTTGAAATTGGTGTTCCTGCAATATTATTCTCTAGAGTAATCACAGGACCATTGGCAGTAGTAATTGCTTACTTTGCAAGTTTTGGATTATTCTAA
- a CDS encoding NAD(P)H-dependent oxidoreductase produces MLNLNTKLKQLQENGKIIKLGLVGAGQMGKGMVSQVMSMKGMTPAIVVDVNVDNAVEAYTLAGIRKEDIVVSSTLSEINVAIEQGKFVACPDSDIPAQCNLVDVVVDATGVPDVGAKVAIDSIMNKKHIVMLNVETDVVIGPILKKLADNAGVIYSGSAGDEPGAVKEIYDFADAMGMDIVAIGKGKNNPVVLGCNPDTVYEQAIKSGVSPKMLTAFKDGTKTMVEMTAMANATGFLPDVRGGHAVCASVNELPGLFQLKENGGILNNTKIVDYVNGVAPGVFVIITTDLPQIHHEMQYLSMGSGPNYVLFRPYHLCSLETPLTAARAVIYNEPSIVPLPGAPSAETITLAKKDLQAGDMLDGIGGYTVYGSFEKYDIAKAEKAVPLGLITKKTKLLTPKKPGEVITYDDIELDKSTLIYKLRELQETIIG; encoded by the coding sequence ATGTTAAACTTAAACACAAAATTAAAACAATTACAAGAAAACGGAAAAATCATTAAATTAGGTCTTGTTGGTGCAGGTCAAATGGGAAAAGGTATGGTAAGCCAAGTAATGAGCATGAAAGGTATGACACCAGCCATAGTAGTTGACGTTAACGTAGACAACGCAGTAGAAGCTTATACATTAGCTGGAATAAGAAAAGAAGATATTGTCGTATCCTCTACACTATCTGAAATCAATGTAGCTATAGAGCAAGGAAAATTCGTAGCATGCCCTGATTCTGATATTCCTGCACAATGTAACTTAGTAGATGTAGTGGTTGATGCAACAGGTGTACCTGATGTTGGAGCAAAAGTAGCAATCGATTCTATTATGAATAAAAAGCACATCGTCATGTTAAACGTAGAAACGGACGTAGTTATTGGACCAATCCTTAAGAAATTAGCAGACAATGCAGGCGTTATTTACTCAGGTTCTGCAGGTGATGAACCAGGCGCTGTAAAAGAAATTTACGATTTTGCAGATGCAATGGGAATGGATATTGTAGCTATTGGTAAAGGAAAAAATAATCCAGTAGTATTAGGATGCAATCCAGATACAGTTTATGAACAAGCTATAAAATCAGGCGTTAGCCCAAAAATGTTAACAGCATTTAAAGACGGAACAAAGACAATGGTAGAAATGACTGCAATGGCAAATGCAACTGGTTTTTTACCTGATGTAAGGGGAGGACATGCGGTTTGTGCTTCTGTAAATGAATTACCTGGTCTTTTCCAATTAAAAGAAAATGGTGGAATCCTAAATAACACTAAGATCGTCGATTACGTAAACGGGGTTGCACCAGGCGTATTCGTAATCATCACTACTGATCTTCCACAAATTCACCACGAAATGCAATACTTAAGCATGGGTTCAGGACCAAATTACGTATTGTTTAGACCATATCACTTATGCAGTTTAGAAACTCCTTTAACTGCCGCAAGAGCAGTAATTTACAATGAACCAAGTATTGTTCCATTACCAGGAGCGCCAAGTGCTGAAACAATCACATTAGCTAAAAAAGACTTACAAGCTGGAGATATGCTAGACGGCATTGGTGGATACACAGTATATGGTTCCTTTGAAAAATATGATATAGCAAAAGCAGAAAAAGCTGTACCACTAGGGTTAATCACAAAGAAGACAAAATTATTGACACCAAAAAAACCAGGCGAAGTAATTACTTATGACGACATCGAATTAGATAAATCTACCTTAATCTACAAATTAAGAGAATTACAAGAGACAATCATCGGTTAA
- a CDS encoding transcriptional regulator GutM has translation MYFKYGLIIVGAIVIQGLLTYFQVKDYRNNVSEIRKKGRLFIGQTRGKIKAGSIVLMAVDDDGFINEAKSMTGITVFHRFRRVDDLIGKNIFESDQWLHAVKDKQMVKAISKGIEAMNKSISQDYEDKDSE, from the coding sequence ATGTATTTTAAATATGGATTGATTATTGTAGGAGCAATTGTTATTCAAGGACTTTTAACTTACTTTCAAGTAAAAGACTATCGAAATAATGTGTCTGAAATTCGAAAGAAGGGAAGACTCTTTATAGGTCAGACAAGAGGAAAAATTAAGGCTGGCAGTATTGTCTTAATGGCAGTTGATGACGATGGATTCATCAATGAAGCGAAATCTATGACAGGTATTACTGTATTTCATCGATTTAGAAGAGTTGATGATTTAATAGGCAAAAATATCTTTGAAAGCGATCAATGGCTTCATGCAGTGAAAGATAAGCAAATGGTCAAGGCTATAAGTAAGGGAATAGAAGCTATGAATAAGAGCATTTCACAAGATTATGAAGACAAGGATTCTGAATAA
- a CDS encoding sugar-binding transcriptional regulator: MKWKNNNDIINVHKISINGHMLDRGVVLKDDVKRQLIKIAKYYYNDGLTQEEIAKRMSLSRQKISRLIQRLIPEGIVTIHIDDSLDSYLALEQGLEEKFNLKEVVVVSTEENNHMTLDNIGRAGAEYLDRILKHDDIIGIAWGRTLTYVSQHIVKERSNLNLSMVQLAGGVFPYGHFFNGELSKQSGEITREISLKLGAKPYLMNNPLVVDNIATKQVLLHESTISNIFNMAKTCTIAIVSIGSLGNNISPFVEGALTEEDLQYLLEKKAVGNFVFRYFDIDGNIIEAPFYDRLLCPELEPLKEIPLKICVSGTKEKVDAIFGGIRGGFVDVLVTDSETATALMKK; this comes from the coding sequence TTGAAATGGAAAAATAATAATGATATTATAAATGTGCACAAAATCTCAATTAATGGGCATATGCTCGACAGAGGTGTTGTATTGAAAGACGATGTAAAAAGACAATTAATTAAAATAGCAAAATACTATTACAATGACGGGCTAACTCAAGAGGAAATCGCTAAGAGGATGTCCTTATCGAGGCAAAAGATCAGTAGATTAATTCAAAGATTGATTCCTGAAGGCATTGTAACCATTCATATTGATGATTCTTTAGACTCTTATTTGGCTTTAGAACAAGGACTTGAAGAAAAGTTTAATCTAAAGGAAGTAGTAGTGGTTTCTACAGAAGAGAACAATCATATGACCTTAGATAATATTGGACGAGCAGGTGCGGAGTATCTTGACCGGATTCTCAAACACGATGATATTATTGGCATCGCTTGGGGCCGAACCTTGACCTATGTATCCCAACACATTGTAAAGGAAAGATCTAATTTAAATCTATCTATGGTTCAATTGGCAGGAGGGGTTTTTCCATATGGGCACTTTTTTAATGGAGAGCTTTCTAAACAATCAGGCGAAATTACTCGAGAAATCTCATTAAAATTAGGAGCAAAGCCTTATTTAATGAATAATCCTCTTGTTGTAGACAATATTGCGACAAAACAAGTTTTACTTCATGAATCAACTATAAGTAATATTTTTAATATGGCAAAAACTTGTACCATTGCAATAGTCAGCATTGGAAGCTTAGGTAATAACATTTCACCTTTTGTAGAAGGGGCGCTAACAGAAGAGGATTTACAGTATCTATTAGAAAAAAAAGCCGTTGGAAATTTTGTTTTTAGGTATTTTGACATAGATGGAAATATCATCGAAGCGCCTTTTTATGATAGATTGCTATGTCCTGAATTAGAGCCTTTAAAGGAGATACCTTTAAAAATCTGCGTATCTGGGACAAAAGAAAAAGTAGATGCAATTTTTGGTGGCATCAGAGGTGGTTTTGTAGATGTACTCGTTACAGATAGTGAAACCGCCACTGCATTAATGAAAAAATAA